The region AGCACCCCGGTGCTGATCGGTTTCCTGAACGAGGTTGAAAAGGAATTTTTCGAGTCTTTTATCACGGTCTCGGGGATCGGGCCTAAAGCCGCTTTAAAAGCTCTGAATCAGCCGATATCCCAGATCGCCAGGGCGATCGATGAAGGCGACGTGGATTCCCTGCGCTCTTTGCCCGGTATAGGGCAGCAGCGGGCAAAGGAAGTGATCGCCAAACTGCAGAACAAAGTCGGCAAATTCGGATTGATCCAGGACAGCCAGGTAAAGAACGCAGGATCGCCGGCCCATGATATGCAGGAAGAGGTAATGGCAGTGCTTACCCAACTGGGATATAAAAAACCGGAAGCCCAGACTATGATAAAAAAAGCCCTGGAACACGCCGGGCAGATAAAAACAAGCGAGGAATTACTCAACGAAGTTTACCGTCAGAAAAAAATACTTTAATTACGCCAGCGGGAGATATTATGGAAGAAAATACCCAAGCTGTGGAAAATACGCGAACGGATGACAATATAAAAGCGGTCGTCGAGGCCCTGCTTTTTTCCAGCGAAAAACCTTTAATGGTCGACCAGATCCGCAAGGTCCTGGATAACCTGGCCGCGGACCAGATCCGCGGGAAGATCCTGGAATTGAAAGAAGAGTATGAGCATTCCAACCGCGGCATGCGCATATATGAGGTCGCCGGAGGCTATCAGATGATCACCGCGCCGGTCTTCGCCACTTTCCTGCGCAAACTATATAAAGGGCCTCAGAGCTCGGAAAAACTATCCAAACCCGCCCTGGAAACTCTGGCGATAATCGCTTATAAACAGCCTTTGTCCAAGCTGGAGATAGAATCCCTGCGAAAGGTCAACGTGGACGGGGTCATGGCGACATTGCTGGACAAGAACCTGATCCGCGTTACCGGCAGGAAAAAAGCGCCGGGACGGCCCAAGGTATACGGGACCAGCCGGGAGTTCCTGGAATATTTCGGGTTAAAATCACTTGAAGAGCTGCCAAAGATCGACAATTTCCCTTTGCCTCAGGAATTGCTGGAATCGCCGATCGAAGAAACGCCAAAGAAAGAGGAGAACAATGTCCCTGGAGAAGCTGCGCAAACAAATTAACGAAACCGACAAGAAACTGGTAGAGGTCCTGAACCGCCGCGCCAGGATCATCCTGCGCATCGGGACGATCAAGGAAAGAACCGGCAAAAGCGTCTATTGCGCCGACCGGGAAAGCAAGATACTTAAAGGCATAACCGCGGCCAATAAAGGGCCGTTAAAATCCGAGGCATTGAAGGCGATCTACCGCGAGATCATGTCCGCCAGCCGGGCGCTGGAAAAGCCGCTGACCATCGCGTTCCTGGGCCCACAGGCTACTTTCACCCATCAGGCGTCG is a window of Candidatus Omnitrophota bacterium DNA encoding:
- the scpB gene encoding SMC-Scp complex subunit ScpB, giving the protein MEENTQAVENTRTDDNIKAVVEALLFSSEKPLMVDQIRKVLDNLAADQIRGKILELKEEYEHSNRGMRIYEVAGGYQMITAPVFATFLRKLYKGPQSSEKLSKPALETLAIIAYKQPLSKLEIESLRKVNVDGVMATLLDKNLIRVTGRKKAPGRPKVYGTSREFLEYFGLKSLEELPKIDNFPLPQELLESPIEETPKKEENNVPGEAAQTN
- a CDS encoding helix-hairpin-helix domain-containing protein produces the protein STPVLIGFLNEVEKEFFESFITVSGIGPKAALKALNQPISQIARAIDEGDVDSLRSLPGIGQQRAKEVIAKLQNKVGKFGLIQDSQVKNAGSPAHDMQEEVMAVLTQLGYKKPEAQTMIKKALEHAGQIKTSEELLNEVYRQKKIL